From a region of the Eulemur rufifrons isolate Redbay chromosome 7, OSU_ERuf_1, whole genome shotgun sequence genome:
- the ABCF3 gene encoding ATP-binding cassette sub-family F member 3 isoform X1, giving the protein MATCAEILRSEFPEIDGQVFDYVTGVLHSGSADFESVDDLVEAVGELLQEVSGDSKDDAGIRAVCQRMYNTLRLAEPQNQGNSQVLLDAPIQLSKITENYDCGTKLPGLLKREQSSTVNAKKLEKAEARLKAKQEKRSEKDTLKTSNPLVLEEASASQAGSRKESRLESSGKNKSYDVRIENFDVSFGDRVLLAGADVNLAWGRRYGLVGRNGLGKTTLLKMLATRSLRVPAHISLLHVEQEVAGDDTPALQSVLESDGVRENLLRQERELSAQVAAGRVEGSEATQLAEIYAKLEEIEADKAPARASVILAGLGFTPKMQQQPTREFSGGWRMRLALARALFARPDLLLLDEPTNMLDVRAILWLENYLQTWPSTILVVSHDRNFLNAIATDIIHLHSQRLDGYRGDFETFIKSKQERLLNQQREYEAQQQYRQHIQVFIDRFRYNANRASQVQSKLKMLEKLPELKPVVKESEVVMKFPDGFEKFSPPILQLDEVDFYYDPKHVIFSRLSVSADLESRICVVGENGAGKSTMLKLLMGDLAPVRGIRHAHRNLKIGYFSQHHVEQLDLNVSAVELLARKFPGQPEEEYRHQLGRYGISGELAMRPVASLSGGQKSRVAFAQMTMPCPNFYILDEPTNHLDMETIEALGRALNSFRGGVILVSHDERFIRLVCQELWVCEGGGVTRIEGGFDQYRALLQEQFRREGFL; this is encoded by the exons ATGGCGACTTGCGCCGAAATCCTGCGGAGCGAGTTCCCTGAAATTGACGGACAGGTCTTCGACTACGTGACTG GCGTCTTGCACAGCGGCAGTGCGGACTTCGAGTCTGTGGATGACTTGGTGGAAGCTGTGGGGGAACTATTGCAAGAGGTGTCCGGGGACAGCAAGGATGACGCGGGCATCAGGGCCGTGTGCCAGCGCATGTACAACACTCTGCGCCT GGCTGAGCCACAGAACCAGGGAAATAGCCAGGTGCTACTGGACGCCCCCATCCAGTTGTCAAAGATAACAGAGAACTACG ACTGTGGAACCAAACTTCCAGGACTGCTAAAGAGGGAACAGTCCtcg ACCGTGAATGCAAAGAAGCTAGAGAAGGCTGAGGCTCGACTGAAGGCAAAGCAGGAGAAGCGCTCAGAGAAGGACACACTCAAGACCAGCAACCCTCT GGTTTTGGAAGAGGCATCAGCCAGCCAGGCAGGCAGCAGAAAGGAGAGTCGGTTGGAATCATCTGGCAAGAACAAATCCTATGATGTGCGAATTGAGAATTTTGATGTGTCCTTTGGTGACAG GGTACTGCTAGCTGGAGCTGATGTGAACCTGGCATGGGGCCGCCGTTACGGGCTGGTGGGGCGGAATGGGCTGGGAAAGACAACGCTGCTGAAGATGCTGGCCACCCGAAGCCTGCGGGTTCCAGCCCACATTTCCCTACTGCATGTAGAGCAGGAGGTTGCTGGAGATGacacccctgccctgcagagTGTGCTGGAGAGCGATGGTGTTCGAGAGAACCTGCTACGGCAGGAGCGGGAGCTCAGTGCCCAGGTTGCTGCTGGCAG GGTGGAGGGCTCAGAGGCTACACAGCTGGCAGAAATCTATGCCAAATTAGAGGAGATTGAGGCTGACAAGGCTCCTGCCAG GGCATCAGTAATCCTTGCTGGGCTTGGCTTTACCCCTAAAATGCAGCAACAGCCCACCCG GGAGTTCTCAGGTGGCTGGAGGATGAGACTGGCCCTGGCCCGGGCCCTATTTGCTAG GCCAGATCTTCTACTGTTAGATG AGCCCACAAACATGCTGGATGTAAGGGCCATCCTGTGGCTGGAGAATTACCTGCAG ACGTGGCCCTCCACAATCCTAGTCGTCTCCCACGACCGCAACTTCCTAAATGCCATCGCTACAGACATCATTCACCTGCATAGCCAGCGGCTAGATGGTTACCGCGGAGACTTTGAGACCTTCATCAAAAGCAAGCAGGAGAGGCTGCTCAACCAGCAGCGTGAATATGAGGCACAGCAGCAGTATCGCCAGCACATCCAG GTTTTCATTGACCGGTTTCGCTACAACGCCAACAGGGCCTCTCAAGTGCAGAGTAAACTTAAGATGCTGGAGAAACT ACCGGAGCTGAAACCCGTGGTCAAAGAATCCGAGGTGGTGATGAA GTTCCCTGATGGATTTGAGAAGTTCTCACCACCAATTCTGCAGCTAGATGAGGTGGATTTCTACTATGACCCTAAACATGTCATCTTCAGTCGTCTCTCCGTCTCTGCTGATCTTGAGTCCCGCATCTGTGTG GTTGGGGAGAatggggctgggaagtccaccaTGCTGAAGCTGCTCATGGGGGACCTGGCACCTGTTCGAGGCATCAGACATGCTCACAG GAATCTGAAGATTGGCTATTTCAGCCAGCACCATGTGGAGCAGCTGGACCTGAATGTCAGTGCTGTGGAACTGCTGGCACGCAAGTTTCCTG GGCAGCCGGAGGAGGAATATCGTCACCAGCTGGGCCGGTACGGCATCTCTGGAGAACTGGCCATGCGCCCTGTTGCCAGCTTGTCTGGGGGTCAGAAGAGCCGAGTGGCCTTTGCTCAGATGACCATGCCCTG CCCCAACTTCTATATTCTGGATGAACCTACAAACCACCTGGACATGGAGACAATCGAGGCTCTGGGCCGCGCTCTCAACAGTTTCAGG GGTGGCGTGATTCTGGTGTCGCACGATGAACGCTTTATCAGGCTGGTGTGCCAGGAGCTGTGGGTGTGTGAAGGCGGTGGCGTCACACGGATCGAAGGAGGATTTGACCAGTATCGAGCCCTCCTCCAGGAACAGTTCCGCCGTGAGGGCTTCCTCTAG
- the ABCF3 gene encoding ATP-binding cassette sub-family F member 3 isoform X3, whose product MATCAEILRSEFPEIDGQVFDYDDAGIRAVCQRMYNTLRLAEPQNQGNSQVLLDAPIQLSKITENYDCGTKLPGLLKREQSSTVNAKKLEKAEARLKAKQEKRSEKDTLKTSNPLVLEEASASQAGSRKESRLESSGKNKSYDVRIENFDVSFGDRVLLAGADVNLAWGRRYGLVGRNGLGKTTLLKMLATRSLRVPAHISLLHVEQEVAGDDTPALQSVLESDGVRENLLRQERELSAQVAAGRVEGSEATQLAEIYAKLEEIEADKAPARASVILAGLGFTPKMQQQPTREFSGGWRMRLALARALFARPDLLLLDEPTNMLDVRAILWLENYLQTWPSTILVVSHDRNFLNAIATDIIHLHSQRLDGYRGDFETFIKSKQERLLNQQREYEAQQQYRQHIQVFIDRFRYNANRASQVQSKLKMLEKLPELKPVVKESEVVMKFPDGFEKFSPPILQLDEVDFYYDPKHVIFSRLSVSADLESRICVVGENGAGKSTMLKLLMGDLAPVRGIRHAHRNLKIGYFSQHHVEQLDLNVSAVELLARKFPGQPEEEYRHQLGRYGISGELAMRPVASLSGGQKSRVAFAQMTMPCPNFYILDEPTNHLDMETIEALGRALNSFRGGVILVSHDERFIRLVCQELWVCEGGGVTRIEGGFDQYRALLQEQFRREGFL is encoded by the exons ATGGCGACTTGCGCCGAAATCCTGCGGAGCGAGTTCCCTGAAATTGACGGACAGGTCTTCGACTAC GATGACGCGGGCATCAGGGCCGTGTGCCAGCGCATGTACAACACTCTGCGCCT GGCTGAGCCACAGAACCAGGGAAATAGCCAGGTGCTACTGGACGCCCCCATCCAGTTGTCAAAGATAACAGAGAACTACG ACTGTGGAACCAAACTTCCAGGACTGCTAAAGAGGGAACAGTCCtcg ACCGTGAATGCAAAGAAGCTAGAGAAGGCTGAGGCTCGACTGAAGGCAAAGCAGGAGAAGCGCTCAGAGAAGGACACACTCAAGACCAGCAACCCTCT GGTTTTGGAAGAGGCATCAGCCAGCCAGGCAGGCAGCAGAAAGGAGAGTCGGTTGGAATCATCTGGCAAGAACAAATCCTATGATGTGCGAATTGAGAATTTTGATGTGTCCTTTGGTGACAG GGTACTGCTAGCTGGAGCTGATGTGAACCTGGCATGGGGCCGCCGTTACGGGCTGGTGGGGCGGAATGGGCTGGGAAAGACAACGCTGCTGAAGATGCTGGCCACCCGAAGCCTGCGGGTTCCAGCCCACATTTCCCTACTGCATGTAGAGCAGGAGGTTGCTGGAGATGacacccctgccctgcagagTGTGCTGGAGAGCGATGGTGTTCGAGAGAACCTGCTACGGCAGGAGCGGGAGCTCAGTGCCCAGGTTGCTGCTGGCAG GGTGGAGGGCTCAGAGGCTACACAGCTGGCAGAAATCTATGCCAAATTAGAGGAGATTGAGGCTGACAAGGCTCCTGCCAG GGCATCAGTAATCCTTGCTGGGCTTGGCTTTACCCCTAAAATGCAGCAACAGCCCACCCG GGAGTTCTCAGGTGGCTGGAGGATGAGACTGGCCCTGGCCCGGGCCCTATTTGCTAG GCCAGATCTTCTACTGTTAGATG AGCCCACAAACATGCTGGATGTAAGGGCCATCCTGTGGCTGGAGAATTACCTGCAG ACGTGGCCCTCCACAATCCTAGTCGTCTCCCACGACCGCAACTTCCTAAATGCCATCGCTACAGACATCATTCACCTGCATAGCCAGCGGCTAGATGGTTACCGCGGAGACTTTGAGACCTTCATCAAAAGCAAGCAGGAGAGGCTGCTCAACCAGCAGCGTGAATATGAGGCACAGCAGCAGTATCGCCAGCACATCCAG GTTTTCATTGACCGGTTTCGCTACAACGCCAACAGGGCCTCTCAAGTGCAGAGTAAACTTAAGATGCTGGAGAAACT ACCGGAGCTGAAACCCGTGGTCAAAGAATCCGAGGTGGTGATGAA GTTCCCTGATGGATTTGAGAAGTTCTCACCACCAATTCTGCAGCTAGATGAGGTGGATTTCTACTATGACCCTAAACATGTCATCTTCAGTCGTCTCTCCGTCTCTGCTGATCTTGAGTCCCGCATCTGTGTG GTTGGGGAGAatggggctgggaagtccaccaTGCTGAAGCTGCTCATGGGGGACCTGGCACCTGTTCGAGGCATCAGACATGCTCACAG GAATCTGAAGATTGGCTATTTCAGCCAGCACCATGTGGAGCAGCTGGACCTGAATGTCAGTGCTGTGGAACTGCTGGCACGCAAGTTTCCTG GGCAGCCGGAGGAGGAATATCGTCACCAGCTGGGCCGGTACGGCATCTCTGGAGAACTGGCCATGCGCCCTGTTGCCAGCTTGTCTGGGGGTCAGAAGAGCCGAGTGGCCTTTGCTCAGATGACCATGCCCTG CCCCAACTTCTATATTCTGGATGAACCTACAAACCACCTGGACATGGAGACAATCGAGGCTCTGGGCCGCGCTCTCAACAGTTTCAGG GGTGGCGTGATTCTGGTGTCGCACGATGAACGCTTTATCAGGCTGGTGTGCCAGGAGCTGTGGGTGTGTGAAGGCGGTGGCGTCACACGGATCGAAGGAGGATTTGACCAGTATCGAGCCCTCCTCCAGGAACAGTTCCGCCGTGAGGGCTTCCTCTAG
- the ABCF3 gene encoding ATP-binding cassette sub-family F member 3 isoform X5, with the protein MTPLPCRVCWRAMVFERTCYGRSGSSVPRLLLAATRVEGSEATQLAEIYAKLEEIEADKAPARASVILAGLGFTPKMQQQPTREFSGGWRMRLALARALFARPDLLLLDEPTNMLDVRAILWLENYLQTWPSTILVVSHDRNFLNAIATDIIHLHSQRLDGYRGDFETFIKSKQERLLNQQREYEAQQQYRQHIQVFIDRFRYNANRASQVQSKLKMLEKLPELKPVVKESEVVMKFPDGFEKFSPPILQLDEVDFYYDPKHVIFSRLSVSADLESRICVVGENGAGKSTMLKLLMGDLAPVRGIRHAHRNLKIGYFSQHHVEQLDLNVSAVELLARKFPGQPEEEYRHQLGRYGISGELAMRPVASLSGGQKSRVAFAQMTMPCPNFYILDEPTNHLDMETIEALGRALNSFRGGVILVSHDERFIRLVCQELWVCEGGGVTRIEGGFDQYRALLQEQFRREGFL; encoded by the exons ATGacacccctgccctgcagagTGTGCTGGAGAGCGATGGTGTTCGAGAGAACCTGCTACGGCAGGAGCGGGAGCTCAGTGCCCAGGTTGCTGCTGGCAG CAACAAG GGTGGAGGGCTCAGAGGCTACACAGCTGGCAGAAATCTATGCCAAATTAGAGGAGATTGAGGCTGACAAGGCTCCTGCCAG GGCATCAGTAATCCTTGCTGGGCTTGGCTTTACCCCTAAAATGCAGCAACAGCCCACCCG GGAGTTCTCAGGTGGCTGGAGGATGAGACTGGCCCTGGCCCGGGCCCTATTTGCTAG GCCAGATCTTCTACTGTTAGATG AGCCCACAAACATGCTGGATGTAAGGGCCATCCTGTGGCTGGAGAATTACCTGCAG ACGTGGCCCTCCACAATCCTAGTCGTCTCCCACGACCGCAACTTCCTAAATGCCATCGCTACAGACATCATTCACCTGCATAGCCAGCGGCTAGATGGTTACCGCGGAGACTTTGAGACCTTCATCAAAAGCAAGCAGGAGAGGCTGCTCAACCAGCAGCGTGAATATGAGGCACAGCAGCAGTATCGCCAGCACATCCAG GTTTTCATTGACCGGTTTCGCTACAACGCCAACAGGGCCTCTCAAGTGCAGAGTAAACTTAAGATGCTGGAGAAACT ACCGGAGCTGAAACCCGTGGTCAAAGAATCCGAGGTGGTGATGAA GTTCCCTGATGGATTTGAGAAGTTCTCACCACCAATTCTGCAGCTAGATGAGGTGGATTTCTACTATGACCCTAAACATGTCATCTTCAGTCGTCTCTCCGTCTCTGCTGATCTTGAGTCCCGCATCTGTGTG GTTGGGGAGAatggggctgggaagtccaccaTGCTGAAGCTGCTCATGGGGGACCTGGCACCTGTTCGAGGCATCAGACATGCTCACAG GAATCTGAAGATTGGCTATTTCAGCCAGCACCATGTGGAGCAGCTGGACCTGAATGTCAGTGCTGTGGAACTGCTGGCACGCAAGTTTCCTG GGCAGCCGGAGGAGGAATATCGTCACCAGCTGGGCCGGTACGGCATCTCTGGAGAACTGGCCATGCGCCCTGTTGCCAGCTTGTCTGGGGGTCAGAAGAGCCGAGTGGCCTTTGCTCAGATGACCATGCCCTG CCCCAACTTCTATATTCTGGATGAACCTACAAACCACCTGGACATGGAGACAATCGAGGCTCTGGGCCGCGCTCTCAACAGTTTCAGG GGTGGCGTGATTCTGGTGTCGCACGATGAACGCTTTATCAGGCTGGTGTGCCAGGAGCTGTGGGTGTGTGAAGGCGGTGGCGTCACACGGATCGAAGGAGGATTTGACCAGTATCGAGCCCTCCTCCAGGAACAGTTCCGCCGTGAGGGCTTCCTCTAG
- the ABCF3 gene encoding ATP-binding cassette sub-family F member 3 isoform X2: protein MATCAEILRSEFPEIDGQVFDYVTGVLHSGSADFESVDDLVEAVGELLQEVSGDSKDDAGIRAVCQRMAEPQNQGNSQVLLDAPIQLSKITENYDCGTKLPGLLKREQSSTVNAKKLEKAEARLKAKQEKRSEKDTLKTSNPLVLEEASASQAGSRKESRLESSGKNKSYDVRIENFDVSFGDRVLLAGADVNLAWGRRYGLVGRNGLGKTTLLKMLATRSLRVPAHISLLHVEQEVAGDDTPALQSVLESDGVRENLLRQERELSAQVAAGRVEGSEATQLAEIYAKLEEIEADKAPARASVILAGLGFTPKMQQQPTREFSGGWRMRLALARALFARPDLLLLDEPTNMLDVRAILWLENYLQTWPSTILVVSHDRNFLNAIATDIIHLHSQRLDGYRGDFETFIKSKQERLLNQQREYEAQQQYRQHIQVFIDRFRYNANRASQVQSKLKMLEKLPELKPVVKESEVVMKFPDGFEKFSPPILQLDEVDFYYDPKHVIFSRLSVSADLESRICVVGENGAGKSTMLKLLMGDLAPVRGIRHAHRNLKIGYFSQHHVEQLDLNVSAVELLARKFPGQPEEEYRHQLGRYGISGELAMRPVASLSGGQKSRVAFAQMTMPCPNFYILDEPTNHLDMETIEALGRALNSFRGGVILVSHDERFIRLVCQELWVCEGGGVTRIEGGFDQYRALLQEQFRREGFL, encoded by the exons ATGGCGACTTGCGCCGAAATCCTGCGGAGCGAGTTCCCTGAAATTGACGGACAGGTCTTCGACTACGTGACTG GCGTCTTGCACAGCGGCAGTGCGGACTTCGAGTCTGTGGATGACTTGGTGGAAGCTGTGGGGGAACTATTGCAAGAGGTGTCCGGGGACAGCAAGGATGACGCGGGCATCAGGGCCGTGTGCCAGCGCAT GGCTGAGCCACAGAACCAGGGAAATAGCCAGGTGCTACTGGACGCCCCCATCCAGTTGTCAAAGATAACAGAGAACTACG ACTGTGGAACCAAACTTCCAGGACTGCTAAAGAGGGAACAGTCCtcg ACCGTGAATGCAAAGAAGCTAGAGAAGGCTGAGGCTCGACTGAAGGCAAAGCAGGAGAAGCGCTCAGAGAAGGACACACTCAAGACCAGCAACCCTCT GGTTTTGGAAGAGGCATCAGCCAGCCAGGCAGGCAGCAGAAAGGAGAGTCGGTTGGAATCATCTGGCAAGAACAAATCCTATGATGTGCGAATTGAGAATTTTGATGTGTCCTTTGGTGACAG GGTACTGCTAGCTGGAGCTGATGTGAACCTGGCATGGGGCCGCCGTTACGGGCTGGTGGGGCGGAATGGGCTGGGAAAGACAACGCTGCTGAAGATGCTGGCCACCCGAAGCCTGCGGGTTCCAGCCCACATTTCCCTACTGCATGTAGAGCAGGAGGTTGCTGGAGATGacacccctgccctgcagagTGTGCTGGAGAGCGATGGTGTTCGAGAGAACCTGCTACGGCAGGAGCGGGAGCTCAGTGCCCAGGTTGCTGCTGGCAG GGTGGAGGGCTCAGAGGCTACACAGCTGGCAGAAATCTATGCCAAATTAGAGGAGATTGAGGCTGACAAGGCTCCTGCCAG GGCATCAGTAATCCTTGCTGGGCTTGGCTTTACCCCTAAAATGCAGCAACAGCCCACCCG GGAGTTCTCAGGTGGCTGGAGGATGAGACTGGCCCTGGCCCGGGCCCTATTTGCTAG GCCAGATCTTCTACTGTTAGATG AGCCCACAAACATGCTGGATGTAAGGGCCATCCTGTGGCTGGAGAATTACCTGCAG ACGTGGCCCTCCACAATCCTAGTCGTCTCCCACGACCGCAACTTCCTAAATGCCATCGCTACAGACATCATTCACCTGCATAGCCAGCGGCTAGATGGTTACCGCGGAGACTTTGAGACCTTCATCAAAAGCAAGCAGGAGAGGCTGCTCAACCAGCAGCGTGAATATGAGGCACAGCAGCAGTATCGCCAGCACATCCAG GTTTTCATTGACCGGTTTCGCTACAACGCCAACAGGGCCTCTCAAGTGCAGAGTAAACTTAAGATGCTGGAGAAACT ACCGGAGCTGAAACCCGTGGTCAAAGAATCCGAGGTGGTGATGAA GTTCCCTGATGGATTTGAGAAGTTCTCACCACCAATTCTGCAGCTAGATGAGGTGGATTTCTACTATGACCCTAAACATGTCATCTTCAGTCGTCTCTCCGTCTCTGCTGATCTTGAGTCCCGCATCTGTGTG GTTGGGGAGAatggggctgggaagtccaccaTGCTGAAGCTGCTCATGGGGGACCTGGCACCTGTTCGAGGCATCAGACATGCTCACAG GAATCTGAAGATTGGCTATTTCAGCCAGCACCATGTGGAGCAGCTGGACCTGAATGTCAGTGCTGTGGAACTGCTGGCACGCAAGTTTCCTG GGCAGCCGGAGGAGGAATATCGTCACCAGCTGGGCCGGTACGGCATCTCTGGAGAACTGGCCATGCGCCCTGTTGCCAGCTTGTCTGGGGGTCAGAAGAGCCGAGTGGCCTTTGCTCAGATGACCATGCCCTG CCCCAACTTCTATATTCTGGATGAACCTACAAACCACCTGGACATGGAGACAATCGAGGCTCTGGGCCGCGCTCTCAACAGTTTCAGG GGTGGCGTGATTCTGGTGTCGCACGATGAACGCTTTATCAGGCTGGTGTGCCAGGAGCTGTGGGTGTGTGAAGGCGGTGGCGTCACACGGATCGAAGGAGGATTTGACCAGTATCGAGCCCTCCTCCAGGAACAGTTCCGCCGTGAGGGCTTCCTCTAG
- the ABCF3 gene encoding ATP-binding cassette sub-family F member 3 isoform X4: MLATRSLRVPAHISLLHVEQEVAGDDTPALQSVLESDGVRENLLRQERELSAQVAAGRVEGSEATQLAEIYAKLEEIEADKAPARASVILAGLGFTPKMQQQPTREFSGGWRMRLALARALFARPDLLLLDEPTNMLDVRAILWLENYLQTWPSTILVVSHDRNFLNAIATDIIHLHSQRLDGYRGDFETFIKSKQERLLNQQREYEAQQQYRQHIQVFIDRFRYNANRASQVQSKLKMLEKLPELKPVVKESEVVMKFPDGFEKFSPPILQLDEVDFYYDPKHVIFSRLSVSADLESRICVVGENGAGKSTMLKLLMGDLAPVRGIRHAHRNLKIGYFSQHHVEQLDLNVSAVELLARKFPGQPEEEYRHQLGRYGISGELAMRPVASLSGGQKSRVAFAQMTMPCPNFYILDEPTNHLDMETIEALGRALNSFRGGVILVSHDERFIRLVCQELWVCEGGGVTRIEGGFDQYRALLQEQFRREGFL; the protein is encoded by the exons ATGCTGGCCACCCGAAGCCTGCGGGTTCCAGCCCACATTTCCCTACTGCATGTAGAGCAGGAGGTTGCTGGAGATGacacccctgccctgcagagTGTGCTGGAGAGCGATGGTGTTCGAGAGAACCTGCTACGGCAGGAGCGGGAGCTCAGTGCCCAGGTTGCTGCTGGCAG GGTGGAGGGCTCAGAGGCTACACAGCTGGCAGAAATCTATGCCAAATTAGAGGAGATTGAGGCTGACAAGGCTCCTGCCAG GGCATCAGTAATCCTTGCTGGGCTTGGCTTTACCCCTAAAATGCAGCAACAGCCCACCCG GGAGTTCTCAGGTGGCTGGAGGATGAGACTGGCCCTGGCCCGGGCCCTATTTGCTAG GCCAGATCTTCTACTGTTAGATG AGCCCACAAACATGCTGGATGTAAGGGCCATCCTGTGGCTGGAGAATTACCTGCAG ACGTGGCCCTCCACAATCCTAGTCGTCTCCCACGACCGCAACTTCCTAAATGCCATCGCTACAGACATCATTCACCTGCATAGCCAGCGGCTAGATGGTTACCGCGGAGACTTTGAGACCTTCATCAAAAGCAAGCAGGAGAGGCTGCTCAACCAGCAGCGTGAATATGAGGCACAGCAGCAGTATCGCCAGCACATCCAG GTTTTCATTGACCGGTTTCGCTACAACGCCAACAGGGCCTCTCAAGTGCAGAGTAAACTTAAGATGCTGGAGAAACT ACCGGAGCTGAAACCCGTGGTCAAAGAATCCGAGGTGGTGATGAA GTTCCCTGATGGATTTGAGAAGTTCTCACCACCAATTCTGCAGCTAGATGAGGTGGATTTCTACTATGACCCTAAACATGTCATCTTCAGTCGTCTCTCCGTCTCTGCTGATCTTGAGTCCCGCATCTGTGTG GTTGGGGAGAatggggctgggaagtccaccaTGCTGAAGCTGCTCATGGGGGACCTGGCACCTGTTCGAGGCATCAGACATGCTCACAG GAATCTGAAGATTGGCTATTTCAGCCAGCACCATGTGGAGCAGCTGGACCTGAATGTCAGTGCTGTGGAACTGCTGGCACGCAAGTTTCCTG GGCAGCCGGAGGAGGAATATCGTCACCAGCTGGGCCGGTACGGCATCTCTGGAGAACTGGCCATGCGCCCTGTTGCCAGCTTGTCTGGGGGTCAGAAGAGCCGAGTGGCCTTTGCTCAGATGACCATGCCCTG CCCCAACTTCTATATTCTGGATGAACCTACAAACCACCTGGACATGGAGACAATCGAGGCTCTGGGCCGCGCTCTCAACAGTTTCAGG GGTGGCGTGATTCTGGTGTCGCACGATGAACGCTTTATCAGGCTGGTGTGCCAGGAGCTGTGGGTGTGTGAAGGCGGTGGCGTCACACGGATCGAAGGAGGATTTGACCAGTATCGAGCCCTCCTCCAGGAACAGTTCCGCCGTGAGGGCTTCCTCTAG